The Pecten maximus chromosome 12, xPecMax1.1, whole genome shotgun sequence genome includes a region encoding these proteins:
- the LOC117339663 gene encoding transient receptor potential cation channel subfamily M member 2-like produces MDTTSIPIVQRKQNDDIAQIKNRDDELGFVSSHFHEFCCGQFDEEDGQEGMLSNTKICKCGQTNVEHRKDYRGPQSLRNSLYCGKIWRNRINSLKYVQVATRDDPGKILEHFSRYWKIKDAGLVISVVGDEIPLKLWRNFQSKLVQFSRDADAMVMTSGLDEGITKSVDKVFSKMDQSYKQRRVPVIGLSPWNMIKEKNMLIADPRTFSRTSQKQSKWNVDIMTRGDTRLCHGLGYHMFVDFAHDKARYYSDALVGEYTEKVMKYRHRIEQKLMELNEDEHTAEHAQLSAPVVIVLAGGNESTLTYIDLALKAKLPVLVIKGTDGLAGFIANANNPSLEFGDFVEDFFQYISVSRTYTEREKSRISCQLKELYQNLQTDSEECFAVCDLEKEVDFNNKILTVLLNSSTRHPKRLSRILSLAVEWNMLKNEQVQELLTQHLDSCDTEMFHETLLTAITTQENRLDWIEELIGKEITIVDFNNFISKNLHQLYERACYDYGMTIWEDIAPTYLYRDEKKSDEVKAISDRKVIVRVLKNLFDRYEDDFVATEFELQQKTDKSNMRALLPERPGNYSYPYKHLLIWAVIFLRPDIAKFAWRKLRQEPLQSAIAMCYLSETMKSQIDDRFQNEKEQLEINKKMFEDLAIQLLSACNVGDENLTQLLLCCPSTVWGGLSALQMAASGNVTNFMAAQAVQKFMDDIWNGGVFVDVKRMVLLQVMPILVATPVMKVRVPYILQKTEDLDETYGRKGGSKFLVRTYQKFKLYFNSPRTKFFYHNMTYFMFLGLFVYMVLVDFKKAYVTIMESVCLAWILTLLVDELYTLGIFPTASWRATFRDLIGLTTIVESLNALLFVLGYCVHHLEPDQTFTKIAYSINLVIFQLKIFKAYIVDQTLGPQVVMVKEMTASMLQFLLILLIFIVAYGTSSQALLYTERHPSWNIIRDIFYQPYWTVYGEVGLDEIADDPDCVDDAKFCRKQHSLVYIFLGIYILLSNVLLLNLLIAIFSNIYNVIFEKTSAIWRYNMYFLTYEYQLKTVFVPPFSILVHMARFLRFIFCCKCRKTILGNQITLKDNEYHRVNRMQIEERKNMFQKELKETQTSLTIQIQKIVSRLDKIEETLSSDHMEMTTVKLDRLNSKRSLRGPSRAVMFTKMAKQDSIEQIKPLTIEDDLQSEKDENSTLHQPENDNTMAHKRRQRRMERRSARNLDQESDEDNDEETANINLSNNMWPNHVEENGNPAVTQKQLNQGRR; encoded by the exons ATGGATACCACGTCAATCCCAATTGTCCAACGGAAACAGAATGATGACATTGCCCAAATAAAG AACAGAGATGACGAGCTGGGATTTGTCTCTTCACACTTCCATGAATTTTGTTGTGGCCAGTTTGACGAGGAGGATGGACAGGAAGGAATGCTTTCTAATACAAAAAT CTGCAAGTGTGGACAAACAAATGTTGAACACCGGAAAGATTATA GAGGGCCCCAGTCGTTAAGAAACTCATTATACTGTGGCAAAATATGGAGGAATCGGATCAACTCACTCAAG TATGTTCAAGTAGCTACTAGGGATGACCCGGGAAAGATACTCGAGCATTTTTCGAGGTACTGGAAGATTAAAGATGCTGGTTTGGTTATATCCGTTGTTGGCGACGAGATTCCACTAAAGCTTTGGAGGAATTTTCAGTCTAAACTTGTTCAG TTTTCCCGTGATGCTGATGCGATGGTGATGACTTCCGGTTTAGACGAAGGTATAACGAAATCAGTGGACAAAGTGTTCAGCAAGATGGATCAGTCCTACAAGCAGCGGAGGGTTCCTGTAATCGGACTGTCGCCGTGGAATATGATCAAAGAAAAGAACATGCTCATAGCAGATCCAAGAACTTTTTCG CGCACCTCACAAAAACAAAGTAAGTGGAACGTGGACATCATGACCAGAGGTGACACACGACTATGTCACGGACTAGGTTACCACATGTTTGTAGACTTTGCTCACGACAAGGCCAGGTATTACAGTGATGCCCTTGTTGGGGAGTATACAGAGAAAGTGATGAAGTATCGACACCGAATAGAACAGAAACTGATGGAACTGAATGAAGACGAGCATACAG CAGAACACGCGCAGCTCTCTGCACCAGTGGTCATCGTTCTGGCAGGAGGAAATGAGTCAACACTGACATATATTGACCTCGCTTTGAAGGCAAAATTACCAGTATTGGTAATAAAGGGTACCGACGGCCTAGCAGGATTCATCGCCAACGCGAATAACCCTAGTTTGGAGTttgg TGATTTTGTAGAAGATTTCTTCCAATATATTTCTGTCTCTCGAACCTACACAGAACGTGAGAAATCGCGAATATCTTGTCAGCTGAAGGAACTGTATCAAAATCTCCAAACC GACAGTGAAGAATGTTTTGCTGTATGCGATTTGGAGAAAGAAGTCGATTTCAACAACAAGATTCTCACAGTCCTCCTCAACAGCAGCACAC GACACCCGAAGAGACTGAGCAGAATCCTGAGTCTAGCGGTGGAATGGAATATGCTCAAGAACGAACAAGTCCAGGAACTACTTACTCAACACCTTGATT CCTGTGATACAGAGATGTTCCATGAAACTCTGTTGACAGCCATAACTACTCAGGAGAATCGACTGGACTGGATTGAAGAGCTCATAGGCAAAGAAATTACAATTGTCGACTTCAATAACTTCATAAGCAAAAATCTCCATCAGCTCTACGAGAGG GCATGTTATGATTACGGAATGACTATCTGGGAAGACATAGCTCCAACATACCTTTATCGAGATGAAAAGAAATCAGACGAAGTAAAGGCCATATCAGACCGAAAGGTTATAGTACGAGTGTTGAAGAACCTGTTTGACAGGTATGAAGATGATTTTGTGGCTACAGAATTTGAACTGCAGCAGAAAACTGACAAAAGCAACATGAGAGCTTTGTTGCCAGAACGTCCAGGAAACTACTCCTACCCGTACAAACATCTTCTGATCTGGGCTGTTATCTTCCTAAg GCCAGATATCGCTAAATTTGCTTGGCGGAAGTTACGACAGGAGCCGTTGCAGAGTGCTATTGCCATGTGTTACCTATCGGAGACAATGAAATCCCAGATCGACGACAGATTTCAGAATGAGAAAGAACAACTAGAAATCAACAAAAA GATGTTCGAAGATTTGGCCATCCAGCTGCTAAGTGCCTGTAATGTTGGAGACGAGAATCTCACCcagttactgttgtgttgtccGTCGACTGTGTGGGGTGGACTGTCTGCTCTACAGATGGCAGCGAGCGGAAATGTGACG AACTTTATGGCAGCACAGGCAGTACAGAAGTTCATGGATGATATATGGAATGGTGGAGTATTTGTGGACGTGAAAAGG ATGGTCTTGTTACAAGTGATGCCAATTCTCGTGGCTACACCTGTCATGAAGGTCAGGGTTCCATATATTCTCCAGAAGACAGAGGATTTAGATGAGACTTACGGAAGGAAAGGGGGATCAAAGTTCCTCGTGCGAACGTATCAAAAGTTCAAACTTTACTTCAACTCCCCGAGAACAAAGTTCTTTTATCATAAC atGACGTATTTCATGTTTCTTGGACTATTTGTGTATATGGTTTTGGTAGACTTTAAGAAAGCATACGTCACCATCATGGAGAGCGTCTGTCTGGCATGGATTCTCACCCTGTTGGTGGACGAACTGTATACC TTGGGGATCTTTCCAACAGCCAGCTGGAGGGCGACATTTCGTGACCTTATCGGTCTGACAACCATTGTGGAATCCCTGAATGCCCTATTGTTTGTTCTTGGTTACTGTGTCCACCACCTGGAGCCTGACCAGACCTTTACAAAAATAGCCTATTCCATCAATCTCGTCATCTTCCAACTCAAAATATTCAAGGCGTACATTGTCGATCAGACTTTGGGACCTCAGGTCGTCATGGTAAAAGAAATG ACGGCGTCCATGCTGCAGTTCCTCCTGATCTTACTGATCTTTATCGTGGCCTATGGAACATCTAGTCAGGCCTTGCTCTATACAGAGCGACATCCTTCCTGGAACATCATTAGGGACATCTTCTACCAACCTTACTGGACAGTTTACGGCGAAGTGGGATTAGATGAAATAGCTG ATGATCCGGATTGCGTTGACGATGCTAAGTTTTGTCGGAAGCAACATAGTCTCGTATATATATTCCTTGGTATCTACATATTGTTGTCGAATGTCCTTCTTCTCAACCTACTGATTGCTATTTTCAG CAACATTTACAACGTGATATTCGAAAAGACATCCGCTATTTGGCGCTACAACATGTACTTTTTAACATATGAGTACCAGCTGAAGACGGTTTTTGTACCGCCTTTTTCTATCTTGGTTCATATGGCGAGATTTCTGAGGTTCATATTCTGCTGCAAATGTAGGAAAACAATACTAGGAAACCAGATCACTCTAAAAG ACAATGAGTATCATCGTGTCAATCGGATGCAAATTGAAGAGCGGAAAAACATGTTTCAGAAAGAGTTAAAGGAAACGCAAACTTCattaacaatacaaatacagAAAATTGTCAGCAG ACTAGATAAGATTGAGGAAACTTTGAGCAGTGACCACATGGAGATGACCACTGTGAAGCTTGACCGACTTAACTCCAAACGCTCTTTAAGG GGGCCATCGCGTGCAGTGATGTTTACTAAGATGGCAAAACAAGACAGTATCGAACAAATCAAACCTTTGACGATTGAAGATGATTTGCAAAGTGAAAAAGACGAAAATAGCACTCTCCATCAGCCTGAAAATGACAATACAATGGCTCACAAAAGAAGACAAAGAAGAATGGAAAGAAGGTCGGCAAGAAATCTTGATCAGGAATCGGACGAAGACAACGATGAAGAAACGGCAAAcattaatttatcaaataatatgTGGCCAAATCATGTCGAGGAAAACGGAAACCCTGCTGTTACACAAAAACAGTTAAATCAGGGAAGGAGATAA